A single region of the Variovorax paradoxus genome encodes:
- a CDS encoding nucleoside deaminase gives MTRDQIIRALRRADEVARRAMAMGRHPFGAVLVAPDGETILAEQGNIDTVNHAEATLARHAAQNWPADYLWQCTLVTTFEPCAMCAGTSYWAHIGRIVYGAEESALLALTGDHPENPTLSLPCREVFARGQKKIEVIGPVPEVAEEMIATHRGFWEAR, from the coding sequence ATGACGCGCGACCAGATCATCCGCGCCTTGCGCCGGGCCGACGAGGTGGCCCGCCGCGCCATGGCCATGGGCCGGCACCCCTTCGGCGCCGTGCTCGTCGCGCCCGACGGCGAGACCATCCTCGCCGAGCAGGGCAACATCGACACGGTGAATCACGCCGAAGCCACGCTCGCGCGCCATGCCGCGCAGAACTGGCCGGCGGACTACCTGTGGCAATGCACGCTGGTCACCACCTTCGAGCCTTGCGCCATGTGCGCAGGCACCAGCTACTGGGCCCACATCGGCCGCATCGTCTACGGCGCGGAAGAAAGCGCGTTGCTCGCGCTCACGGGCGACCATCCTGAGAACCCCACGCTGAGCCTTCCCTGCCGCGAAGTTTTTGCGCGCGGACAGAAGAAGATCGAGGTGATTGGCCCGGTGCCCGAAGTGGCGGAAGAAATGATCGCCACGCACCGCGGCTTCTGGGAAGCGCGTTAG
- a CDS encoding OsmC family protein — protein sequence MSITVRRDGITGTRHILKIRSHEIPIDASPAGGGSDAGPEPHDLYDASLAACKALTVLIYARRKGMPVADIEVIVDRDDSEERKGVYRLKSSLRVTGELTEAQREELLRVAGKCPVHRLMTEVKTEIETGWA from the coding sequence ATGAGCATCACGGTCCGGCGCGACGGCATCACGGGCACGCGTCACATTCTCAAGATTCGCAGCCACGAGATTCCCATCGATGCCTCGCCGGCCGGCGGCGGCAGCGATGCGGGGCCGGAGCCCCATGACCTGTACGACGCGTCGCTGGCGGCCTGCAAGGCGCTCACGGTGTTGATCTACGCGCGCCGCAAAGGCATGCCGGTGGCAGACATCGAGGTGATCGTCGACCGCGACGACAGCGAGGAGCGCAAGGGCGTCTACCGGCTGAAGTCCAGCCTGCGCGTGACAGGCGAATTGACCGAGGCGCAGCGTGAGGAGCTGTTGCGCGTGGCGGGCAAGTGCCCGGTGCACCGGCTCATGACCGAGGTGAAGACCGAAATCGAAACCGGCTGGGCCTGA
- the lpxO gene encoding lipid A hydroxylase LpxO — MKWVILAIFALSALYVHFRGQVRHRFFRQLSDHSTFLAPLNAFMYIFSKVPSTPYLSPAQFPEMRVLEENWEVIREEALAMRNGGSIKASSQFNDVGFNSFFKSGWKRFYLKWYDDAHPSAAVLCPRTTELLKGIGTIKAAMFAELPPGSRLVRHRDPFAGSLRYHLGLWTPGVEGCYIDVDGQRYHWRDGEAVVFDETYIHYAENTTDKDRVILFCDIERPLKYRWASAVNRWFAKNLLAAAASPNDVGDKTGGINRAFKYIYQIRVIGKRLKAWDKRAYYLVKWSIFGGLALWIFW; from the coding sequence ATGAAGTGGGTCATTCTCGCCATCTTCGCGCTCAGCGCACTCTACGTTCACTTCCGCGGCCAGGTCCGGCATCGTTTTTTCAGACAGCTTTCTGATCATTCGACCTTCCTGGCGCCGTTGAACGCCTTCATGTACATCTTCTCGAAGGTGCCGAGCACGCCGTACCTGTCGCCCGCGCAGTTCCCGGAAATGCGCGTGCTCGAAGAGAACTGGGAAGTCATTCGCGAAGAGGCGCTGGCCATGCGCAATGGCGGCAGCATCAAGGCCTCGAGCCAGTTCAACGACGTGGGCTTCAACTCCTTCTTCAAGAGCGGCTGGAAGCGCTTCTACCTCAAGTGGTACGACGATGCGCATCCCTCCGCCGCCGTGTTGTGCCCGCGCACGACCGAGCTGCTCAAGGGCATCGGCACCATCAAGGCCGCCATGTTTGCCGAGCTCCCGCCGGGCAGCCGCCTGGTGCGCCACCGCGACCCGTTCGCGGGTTCGCTGCGCTACCACCTGGGCCTGTGGACGCCGGGCGTGGAGGGCTGCTACATCGACGTGGACGGCCAGCGCTACCACTGGCGCGACGGCGAGGCCGTGGTGTTCGACGAAACCTACATCCACTACGCCGAGAACACGACCGACAAGGACCGCGTGATCCTGTTCTGCGACATCGAGCGCCCGCTGAAATACCGCTGGGCCAGTGCCGTCAACCGCTGGTTTGCAAAGAACCTGTTGGCCGCGGCCGCTTCGCCCAACGATGTTGGCGACAAGACCGGCGGCATCAACCGCGCGTTCAAGTACATCTACCAGATCCGCGTCATCGGCAAGCGTCTCAAGGCTTGGGACAAGCGCGCGTACTACCTTGTGAAGTGGTCGATCTTCGGCGGCCTTGCACTCTGGATCTTCTGGTAA
- a CDS encoding winged helix-turn-helix transcriptional regulator produces MKTKKPYNCGIGPAFEVIGGKWKAVILWELHAQPRRFGELKRLLPDISEKMLIQQLRELEADGIVHREVFHEVPPRVEYSETKLGASLNTALGPLADWGDRYAKRASAAR; encoded by the coding sequence ATGAAAACCAAAAAACCCTACAACTGCGGCATCGGCCCCGCTTTCGAGGTCATCGGCGGCAAGTGGAAAGCCGTGATCCTGTGGGAGCTTCATGCGCAGCCGCGCCGCTTCGGCGAGCTGAAGCGGCTCTTGCCGGACATCAGCGAGAAGATGCTGATCCAGCAGTTGCGCGAACTGGAGGCGGACGGCATCGTGCACCGCGAGGTGTTCCACGAAGTGCCGCCGCGGGTGGAGTATTCGGAGACCAAGCTCGGCGCTTCTCTCAATACGGCGCTTGGGCCGCTGGCCGATTGGGGCGACCGCTACGCCAAGCGCGCGAGCGCGGCGCGCTGA
- a CDS encoding ABC transporter substrate-binding protein — protein sequence MNKRQLLQSFLAASALSFGLSSALAQTTTPIKFQLDWRFEGPAALFLHPAAKGYFKAAGLDVTIDAGNGSGGTVTRVASGAYEMGFADLAALMEFHANNPDSPNKPVAVMMVYNNTPASVMTLKKSGIAKPADLAGKKLGAPVFDAGRRAFPIFAKANNIGAVNWTAMDPTLRETMLIRGDIDAITGFTFTSLLNLEARGAKAADIVVLPYPDYGVKLYGNVIIASPKLIKENPEAVKKFLSAFAKGAKEVIANPAVAIESVKARDGIIDSKLETRRLQLAIDTVINSADARSEGFGAVNAGRMSLMASQVSDAFNTKTRVSPDAVWTAAMLPPAAELNGVLRK from the coding sequence ATGAACAAGCGCCAACTGCTCCAGTCCTTCCTCGCCGCCTCGGCCCTCAGCTTCGGCCTTTCTTCGGCCCTTGCCCAGACCACGACGCCGATCAAGTTCCAGCTCGACTGGCGCTTCGAAGGGCCGGCCGCGCTGTTCCTGCACCCGGCCGCCAAGGGCTACTTCAAGGCTGCGGGCCTGGACGTGACCATCGACGCGGGCAACGGCTCGGGCGGCACTGTGACGCGCGTGGCTTCGGGCGCCTACGAAATGGGCTTTGCCGACCTTGCGGCGCTGATGGAATTCCACGCCAACAACCCCGACAGCCCCAACAAGCCGGTCGCGGTGATGATGGTCTACAACAACACGCCGGCCTCGGTCATGACGCTCAAGAAGAGCGGCATCGCCAAGCCGGCCGACCTGGCCGGCAAGAAGCTCGGCGCACCGGTATTCGACGCGGGCCGCCGCGCGTTCCCGATCTTTGCCAAGGCCAACAACATCGGCGCCGTCAACTGGACCGCCATGGACCCGACGCTGCGCGAGACCATGCTGATCCGCGGCGACATCGACGCGATCACGGGCTTTACCTTTACCTCGCTGCTCAACCTCGAGGCGCGCGGCGCCAAGGCCGCCGACATCGTCGTGCTGCCCTACCCCGACTACGGCGTGAAGCTCTACGGCAACGTGATCATCGCGTCGCCCAAGCTCATCAAGGAGAACCCCGAGGCAGTGAAGAAATTCCTCTCGGCCTTTGCCAAGGGCGCGAAGGAAGTCATCGCCAACCCCGCCGTGGCCATTGAATCCGTAAAGGCGCGCGACGGCATCATCGACAGCAAGCTCGAAACCCGCCGCCTGCAGCTGGCCATCGACACCGTGATCAACAGCGCCGATGCGCGCAGCGAAGGCTTCGGCGCCGTGAACGCGGGCCGCATGTCGCTGATGGCCTCGCAAGTGTCGGACGCGTTCAACACCAAGACCCGCGTGAGCCCCGACGCCGTGTGGACCGCGGCGATGCTGCCGCCCGCAGCCGAGCTCAACGGCGTGCTGCGCAAGTGA
- a CDS encoding oxidoreductase-like domain-containing protein encodes MSFADKDLPIPVDLASAQALIVAVQSEASAQQIALRVPPPEPTTCCGRGCNGCVWEGWLAAIAYWRDEASLLLV; translated from the coding sequence ATGTCCTTCGCAGACAAAGACCTGCCCATTCCAGTCGACCTTGCCAGCGCCCAGGCGCTGATCGTGGCGGTTCAGAGCGAGGCGAGCGCGCAGCAAATCGCCCTGCGGGTGCCGCCGCCCGAGCCCACCACCTGCTGCGGGCGCGGCTGCAACGGCTGCGTGTGGGAAGGCTGGCTCGCCGCGATTGCGTATTGGCGCGACGAGGCGTCGCTGCTGCTGGTGTAG
- a CDS encoding ABC transporter permease, translated as MKNTKQIERWSPWLLLVAVILLWQVICAGFGVSDFIFPSPLRIWNQFWEFKEIIAGHAWRTFWVTMAGFGLAIVVGVLLGFVIGSSRIAYAAIYPLMTAFNALPKAAFVPILVVWFGIGVGPAILTAFLISFFPIMVNIATGLATLEPELEDVLRVLGAKRWDVLMKIGLPRSMPYFFGSLKVAITLAFVGTTVSEMTAANEGIGYLLISAGSAMQMGLAFAGLMVVGAMAMLMYELFSVIEKHTTGWAHRGSQNQ; from the coding sequence ATGAAGAACACCAAGCAAATCGAACGCTGGTCGCCCTGGCTGCTGCTGGTTGCGGTGATCCTGCTGTGGCAGGTGATCTGCGCAGGCTTCGGCGTTTCGGACTTCATCTTTCCGAGCCCGCTGCGCATCTGGAACCAGTTCTGGGAATTCAAGGAAATCATCGCGGGCCATGCATGGCGCACCTTCTGGGTCACGATGGCGGGCTTCGGCCTGGCCATTGTGGTGGGCGTGCTGCTGGGCTTTGTGATCGGCAGTTCGCGCATCGCGTATGCGGCGATCTACCCGCTCATGACGGCCTTCAACGCGCTGCCCAAGGCGGCCTTCGTGCCCATCCTGGTGGTGTGGTTCGGCATCGGTGTCGGGCCGGCCATTCTCACGGCCTTCTTGATCAGCTTCTTCCCGATCATGGTCAACATTGCCACCGGCCTCGCCACGCTGGAGCCCGAGCTGGAAGACGTGCTGCGCGTGCTCGGCGCCAAGCGCTGGGACGTGCTCATGAAGATCGGCCTGCCGCGCTCCATGCCCTACTTCTTCGGCTCGCTCAAGGTGGCGATCACGCTGGCCTTCGTCGGCACCACGGTGAGCGAGATGACGGCGGCCAATGAAGGCATCGGTTACCTGCTCATTTCAGCCGGCTCGGCCATGCAGATGGGCTTGGCCTTCGCGGGCCTGATGGTGGTGGGCGCCATGGCCATGCTGATGTATGAACTCTTCAGCGTGATCGAGAAGCACACGACCGGCTGGGCGCATCGCGGTTCACAAAACCAATAA
- a CDS encoding ABC transporter ATP-binding protein — MPADASSEAAAPFVDFQDVWLAYNEELLRANHFAVEAIDLKVKRGEFIAIVGPSGCGKSTFMKLTTGLKMPSMGKIRIDGQSVTGPLKISGMAFQAPSLLPWRTTVDNVLLPLEIVEPYRSSFKAKRKEYVERARKLLQKVGLAGYEDKFPWQLSGGMQQRASICRALIHEPKMLLLDEPFGALDAFTREELWCILRDLWTEQQFNVILVTHDLRESVFLADTVYVMSKSPGRFVVKREIELPRPRELELTYTKEFTDIVLELRGHIGAIRNTGISAAQTAAAVSH, encoded by the coding sequence ATGCCAGCGGACGCATCGAGCGAGGCCGCCGCACCCTTCGTCGACTTTCAGGACGTCTGGCTCGCCTATAACGAGGAGCTTCTGCGCGCCAATCACTTCGCGGTCGAGGCCATCGACCTGAAGGTGAAGCGGGGAGAGTTCATTGCCATCGTCGGGCCTTCGGGCTGCGGCAAGTCGACCTTCATGAAGCTCACCACGGGCCTCAAGATGCCGTCGATGGGCAAGATCCGCATCGACGGCCAGTCCGTGACCGGGCCGCTCAAGATATCAGGCATGGCGTTTCAGGCGCCTTCGCTGCTGCCGTGGCGCACCACCGTCGACAACGTGCTGCTTCCGCTCGAAATCGTCGAGCCCTATCGCTCCAGCTTCAAGGCCAAGCGCAAGGAATACGTCGAGCGCGCGCGCAAGCTGCTGCAGAAGGTAGGCCTCGCGGGCTATGAAGACAAGTTTCCGTGGCAGCTTTCGGGCGGCATGCAGCAGCGCGCAAGCATTTGCCGCGCGCTCATTCACGAGCCCAAGATGCTGCTGCTCGACGAGCCCTTCGGCGCGCTCGACGCCTTCACGCGCGAGGAGCTCTGGTGCATTCTTCGTGACCTCTGGACCGAGCAGCAGTTCAACGTCATCCTGGTGACGCACGACCTGCGCGAATCGGTGTTCCTGGCCGACACCGTGTATGTGATGAGCAAGAGCCCCGGCCGCTTCGTGGTCAAGCGCGAGATCGAGCTGCCGCGTCCGCGCGAGCTGGAGCTCACCTACACCAAGGAGTTCACCGACATCGTGCTGGAACTGCGCGGGCACATCGGCGCCATTCGAAACACGGGCATCAGCGCGGCGCAGACAGCGGCCGCGGTGTCCCACTGA
- a CDS encoding TRAP transporter substrate-binding protein — protein sequence MSLSRRKFVVQAAAGTAAASSALFSTVSRAAAAKEFRLGLITPAGHSWNRAAVGFGEALKKATDGRLSATVFHSGQLGNESAMMQQLQSGALDMGWIQAAELGSRVSSVAAINAPYLVRSTTNVASLVRTPAALKLLEVLPRETGTIGLGWGITGMRVVFSTKPISTPTDLKGMKLRINPTPVYRDFYQLLGAAPTPIPTPAVFDAMSNGQVDGLEADIEFSWNQRFDRVAKTMLPMNALFMPFAPLISGRIWQTLDAKDKSLITDLVKQSLDAQIRDIVTTELGLIDKFKTSGITIKSDAGYNPAPIIAEFDKIWLPKAPQIAELRKIGAAL from the coding sequence ATGTCCCTCTCCCGCCGCAAATTCGTCGTCCAGGCCGCCGCCGGTACCGCCGCCGCGTCGTCCGCCCTGTTCAGCACCGTGTCGCGTGCAGCGGCCGCCAAGGAATTCCGCCTCGGCCTCATCACGCCGGCCGGCCATTCGTGGAACCGCGCCGCGGTGGGCTTCGGCGAAGCACTCAAGAAGGCCACCGATGGCCGCCTGAGCGCCACGGTGTTCCACTCGGGCCAGCTCGGCAACGAATCGGCCATGATGCAGCAGCTGCAATCCGGCGCACTGGACATGGGCTGGATCCAGGCGGCCGAGCTCGGCTCGAGGGTCTCCAGCGTGGCGGCCATCAACGCGCCGTACCTCGTGCGCTCGACCACCAACGTGGCCTCGCTGGTGCGCACGCCGGCCGCGCTCAAGCTGCTGGAAGTGCTGCCGCGCGAAACCGGCACCATCGGCCTGGGCTGGGGCATCACCGGCATGCGGGTGGTGTTTTCAACCAAGCCCATCTCCACGCCCACCGACCTCAAGGGCATGAAGCTGCGCATCAACCCGACGCCCGTGTACCGCGACTTCTATCAATTGCTCGGCGCCGCCCCCACGCCGATTCCCACGCCCGCTGTTTTCGATGCCATGTCGAACGGACAGGTCGACGGGCTGGAGGCGGACATCGAGTTTTCATGGAACCAGCGCTTCGACCGCGTCGCCAAGACCATGCTGCCGATGAACGCGCTGTTCATGCCCTTTGCGCCGCTGATCTCGGGGCGCATCTGGCAGACGCTCGACGCCAAGGACAAGTCGCTCATCACCGACCTGGTGAAGCAGTCGCTCGATGCGCAGATCAGGGACATCGTGACCACCGAGCTCGGCCTGATCGACAAGTTCAAGACGAGCGGCATCACCATCAAGAGCGACGCCGGCTACAACCCCGCGCCGATCATTGCGGAGTTCGACAAGATCTGGCTGCCCAAGGCCCCGCAGATCGCCGAACTGCGCAAGATCGGCGCCGCGCTCTGA
- a CDS encoding NAD(P)-dependent oxidoreductase, with amino-acid sequence MSNKEITVLGLGSMGVTIARLYLDKGYKVTVWNRTADKAAALVSRGAVLARSAAEALRASPVALMCVYDYRAADAILGAEGVAAAMDGRLLVQLTTGSPQDARNAEAWAQRQGATYLEGAIQAAPDQMGQADTPILMSGAQPVFRAAEPLLGVLGGGIVYLGEKASAAAAMDLATLSTIYGTMLGFLHGARVAEHEGFDVAEYGRIVAGIMPTFAGFLQHEGSVIQSGNFAISQSPMRISVEATQRILQTAQQAGINTEFPAFAAGLFQRADAAGLGGEELAALIKLLRS; translated from the coding sequence ATGAGCAACAAGGAAATTACCGTACTGGGCCTGGGATCGATGGGCGTGACCATTGCGCGGCTCTACCTCGACAAGGGCTACAAGGTCACGGTGTGGAACCGCACGGCGGACAAGGCCGCGGCGCTGGTGAGCCGCGGCGCCGTGCTTGCGCGCAGTGCCGCCGAAGCCTTGCGCGCGAGCCCGGTGGCACTGATGTGCGTGTACGACTACCGCGCGGCCGACGCGATTCTTGGCGCCGAAGGCGTGGCCGCGGCAATGGACGGCCGCTTGCTGGTGCAGCTCACGACCGGCAGTCCGCAGGACGCGCGCAATGCCGAAGCCTGGGCGCAGCGCCAGGGCGCGACCTACCTCGAAGGCGCCATTCAGGCCGCGCCCGACCAGATGGGGCAGGCCGATACGCCCATCCTCATGTCGGGTGCACAACCCGTGTTTCGCGCGGCCGAGCCGTTGCTCGGCGTTCTGGGCGGCGGCATCGTGTACCTGGGCGAAAAGGCGAGTGCCGCGGCGGCCATGGACCTGGCCACGTTGTCCACCATCTACGGCACCATGCTCGGCTTCTTGCACGGCGCGCGCGTGGCCGAGCACGAGGGCTTCGACGTGGCCGAATACGGCCGCATTGTTGCGGGCATCATGCCCACCTTCGCCGGGTTCCTGCAGCACGAAGGCAGTGTCATCCAGTCGGGCAACTTCGCAATATCGCAAAGCCCCATGCGCATTTCGGTGGAAGCGACCCAGCGCATCCTGCAGACCGCGCAGCAGGCCGGCATCAACACAGAGTTTCCGGCGTTCGCGGCGGGGCTGTTCCAGCGGGCCGATGCAGCGGGGCTGGGTGGCGAGGAGCTCGCCGCGCTGATCAAGCTGCTGCGCAGCTGA
- a CDS encoding winged helix-turn-helix transcriptional regulator encodes MPELDRIDRKILDLLQRQGRISMTELAERIGLSASPCAERVKRMEREGVISGYHAHVSPEALGKTLLVFVEIKLSAKSGDVFDKVRKELLHMPEVLECHLVSGSFDYLVKARLSGMSEYRHLLGDILKKLPVAAESHSYVVMEEIKETLMLAVDR; translated from the coding sequence ATGCCCGAACTCGACCGCATCGACCGCAAGATCCTCGACCTGCTGCAGCGCCAGGGCCGCATTTCCATGACCGAATTGGCCGAGCGCATCGGCCTGTCTGCATCGCCGTGCGCCGAGCGCGTGAAGCGCATGGAACGCGAAGGCGTCATCAGCGGCTACCACGCGCATGTGTCGCCCGAGGCGCTGGGCAAGACGCTGCTGGTGTTCGTCGAAATCAAGCTTTCCGCCAAGTCGGGCGACGTGTTCGACAAGGTCCGCAAGGAACTGCTTCACATGCCCGAGGTGCTCGAGTGCCACCTGGTCTCGGGCAGCTTCGACTACCTGGTGAAGGCGCGCCTGAGCGGCATGAGCGAGTACCGGCACCTCTTGGGCGACATTCTCAAGAAGCTGCCCGTGGCGGCCGAGTCCCACAGCTATGTGGTGATGGAAGAAATCAAGGAAACGCTGATGCTCGCGGTCGACCGTTGA